A genome region from Streptomyces antimycoticus includes the following:
- a CDS encoding inorganic phosphate transporter: protein MDSVSFLLVAVILTALAFDFTNGFHDTANSMATSIATGALSPRIAVAVAAVLNLAGAFLSTEVAKTISNGIVDDAKVSPVMIFAGLIGAILWNLITWLAGLPSSSSHALFGGLIGAVWVGAGESAVRFAALIEKILVPAVASPIVACAVAMLATYLAYVITHRAAAPATRKGFRAGQVGSASLVALAHGTNDAQKTMGVITLTLIAGGVLGHGSGPPWWVVLAAGLAISLGTYVGGWRIIRTMGKGLTDIQPPQGFAAETSATAVILASSHLGFPLSTTQVCTGSILGAGLGRRLAHVRWGIAGRIAVSWLLTLPAAAAVGGVAAWVADRGNAGVALVAGIAVAAAVGFYALSRRRPVNPDNVNEPGVTEPAERTLDRTV, encoded by the coding sequence ATGGACTCCGTCTCCTTCCTCCTGGTGGCCGTCATCCTCACGGCACTGGCCTTCGACTTCACCAACGGTTTCCACGACACCGCCAATTCGATGGCCACGTCCATCGCCACGGGGGCGCTGTCGCCCCGGATCGCTGTCGCGGTCGCCGCGGTGCTCAATCTGGCCGGGGCGTTTCTCTCCACGGAAGTGGCCAAGACGATCTCCAATGGCATCGTCGACGACGCCAAGGTCTCCCCGGTCATGATTTTCGCGGGGCTGATCGGGGCGATCCTGTGGAATCTGATCACTTGGCTCGCCGGGCTGCCGTCGAGTTCCTCGCACGCCCTCTTCGGCGGGCTGATCGGTGCGGTGTGGGTGGGTGCCGGGGAATCCGCGGTGCGCTTCGCCGCGCTCATCGAGAAGATCCTGGTTCCGGCGGTCGCCTCACCGATCGTGGCCTGTGCGGTGGCCATGCTGGCGACCTATCTCGCCTATGTGATCACCCACCGGGCGGCCGCCCCCGCGACACGGAAGGGGTTCCGCGCGGGCCAGGTGGGATCCGCCTCCCTGGTGGCCCTCGCCCACGGCACCAACGACGCGCAGAAGACGATGGGGGTCATCACGCTCACCCTCATCGCCGGCGGTGTGCTCGGCCACGGCTCCGGGCCCCCGTGGTGGGTGGTGCTCGCCGCGGGCTTGGCGATCTCGCTCGGCACCTATGTCGGCGGGTGGCGGATCATCCGGACCATGGGGAAGGGGCTGACCGACATCCAGCCTCCTCAGGGCTTCGCCGCCGAGACCAGTGCCACCGCGGTGATCCTGGCCTCGTCACATCTGGGCTTCCCCCTGTCCACCACCCAGGTGTGCACGGGCAGCATCCTGGGGGCCGGGCTCGGCCGCAGGCTGGCCCATGTGCGCTGGGGGATCGCGGGGCGGATCGCCGTGTCCTGGCTGCTGACCCTGCCCGCGGCGGCGGCCGTGGGAGGTGTCGCGGCCTGGGTGGCGGACCGGGGCAACGCGGGGGTGGCGCTGGTGGCGGGCATCGCCGTGGCCGCGGCGGTGGGCTTCTACGCCCTCTCGCGCCGTCGCCCGGTGAACCCGGACAACGTGAACGAGCCGGGCGTCACCGAGCCCGCCGAGCGCACCCTGGACCGGACCGTCTGA
- a CDS encoding FAD-dependent monooxygenase — translation MSVLIAGAGIGGLAAALSLHAAGVGAAVVESAREIRPFGVGINLLPHAVRELIELGLGDELAAIGVATAENVYADRLGRRVFTEPRGMAQGYRWPQYSVHRGELQRLLLAAVRERLGADAVRTGARVVGFGDSGEWAGPGERGGVRVRILDRATGTVEESAARALIGADGLHSAVRAALHPQDGPLLWSGIRMWRGTTRAEPFLTGRSMVIVRDGDAELVAYPIGGGRVNWVCQVRVSEPGPLTGDAAWNRVGRLADVLPYFDHWRLGWLDVPGLLVNSGEILEYPMVDREPLPWWGSGRVTLLGDAAHPMYPVGANGASQAVVDARVLARELARTGDVPTALARYETERREATAAVVRANRAMNRAGARTPEELARVTDTYRDTTGGDVRTLNARASLGRR, via the coding sequence ATGAGTGTGCTCATCGCCGGGGCCGGGATCGGCGGGCTGGCCGCCGCCCTGAGCCTCCACGCGGCCGGTGTCGGGGCGGCGGTCGTCGAGAGCGCCAGGGAGATCCGGCCATTCGGCGTCGGGATCAATCTGCTGCCGCACGCCGTGCGCGAGCTCATCGAACTCGGCCTCGGCGACGAACTCGCCGCCATCGGCGTGGCCACCGCCGAGAACGTGTACGCCGACCGCTTGGGCCGCCGGGTCTTCACCGAACCGCGGGGCATGGCCCAGGGCTACCGCTGGCCGCAGTACTCGGTCCACCGCGGGGAGCTGCAGCGGCTGCTCCTCGCGGCGGTCCGCGAGCGCCTGGGCGCGGACGCGGTCCGCACCGGGGCGCGGGTCGTGGGATTCGGCGACTCCGGGGAATGGGCAGGGCCGGGGGAGCGGGGCGGCGTGCGCGTACGCATCCTCGACCGGGCGACGGGGACGGTCGAGGAGAGTGCGGCGCGGGCGCTGATCGGCGCCGACGGGCTGCACTCCGCGGTCCGCGCCGCGCTCCACCCGCAGGACGGTCCGCTGCTGTGGTCGGGCATCCGGATGTGGCGGGGCACGACGCGCGCCGAGCCGTTTCTCACCGGACGCTCGATGGTGATCGTGCGCGACGGGGACGCCGAGCTGGTCGCGTATCCGATCGGCGGCGGCCGGGTGAATTGGGTCTGCCAGGTGCGGGTGTCCGAGCCCGGGCCGCTCACCGGGGACGCGGCCTGGAACCGGGTGGGCCGGCTCGCCGATGTACTGCCGTACTTCGACCACTGGCGGCTCGGCTGGCTCGATGTGCCCGGTCTGCTGGTGAACAGCGGCGAGATCCTCGAATACCCGATGGTCGACCGCGAGCCACTGCCGTGGTGGGGGAGCGGCCGGGTGACCCTGCTCGGCGACGCCGCACATCCGATGTATCCGGTGGGGGCCAACGGCGCGTCCCAGGCCGTCGTGGACGCCCGCGTCCTCGCCCGCGAACTCGCGCGAACCGGCGATGTGCCGACCGCGCTGGCCCGCTACGAGACCGAGCGCCGCGAGGCGACGGCGGCCGTCGTCCGGGCGAACCGGGCCATGAACCGGGCCGGTGCGCGGACCCCCGAGGAGCTCGCCCGCGTCACCGACACCTACCGCGACACCACGGGAGGCGATGTCCGCACGCTCAACGCCCGCGCCTCCCTGGGCCGCCGGTGA
- a CDS encoding YybH family protein, translated as MTETRARATTPEDLARLFVERANAGDAEGLAELYEPDAVLAYPPGATTVGREAIRAVCERMLAHAPRPFQVEEALPTVRYGDLALTSTRPADHTGGRVQVARRQPDGTWLRIMDRPEIRPEAGAE; from the coding sequence ATGACCGAGACCCGTGCCCGCGCCACCACACCCGAGGATCTGGCCCGGCTGTTCGTGGAGCGCGCCAACGCCGGTGACGCCGAGGGGCTGGCCGAGCTCTACGAGCCGGACGCGGTGCTCGCCTACCCGCCGGGTGCCACGACCGTCGGCCGGGAGGCGATCCGCGCCGTCTGCGAGCGGATGCTGGCGCACGCCCCGCGCCCCTTCCAGGTGGAGGAGGCGCTGCCGACCGTCCGCTACGGCGATCTGGCCCTCACCTCGACCCGCCCCGCCGACCACACCGGCGGCCGGGTGCAGGTGGCCCGCCGTCAGCCGGACGGCACCTGGCTGCGCATCATGGACCGCCCCGAGATCCGCCCCGAGGCCGGAGCCGAGTGA
- a CDS encoding LysR family transcriptional regulator, translated as MELRQLEYFVAVAEERNFTRAAEKVHVAQPGVSAQIRRLERELGEQLLDRSGRSVRLTEAGAAVLPYARAALAAVEGARLAVDELTGLLRGHVAVGTVTSHSVDLPGLLAEFHDAHPAVEITLTEATSDELLEGLRTGRLDAAVVSVGATTPAGVDLEVITDQPIVAAVSPGHELAVHSAISLDTLRGRALISLPRGTGLRTRIDEACAAAGFTPHIAFEASDPEVLAQLAERGLGAAILPGAFAEARSDRLRSIRIDRPALRGRLAFAWRADGPSGPAGRALVERARTALAGRASTASATSAPSATSAPDRHLGP; from the coding sequence ATGGAGCTACGGCAGCTTGAATACTTCGTGGCGGTGGCCGAGGAGCGGAACTTCACCCGGGCCGCCGAGAAGGTGCATGTGGCCCAGCCCGGGGTCAGCGCACAGATCCGCCGGCTGGAGCGCGAGCTGGGCGAGCAGCTGCTGGACCGCTCGGGCCGCTCGGTGCGGCTGACCGAGGCGGGCGCGGCGGTGCTCCCCTACGCACGGGCCGCGCTCGCGGCGGTGGAGGGCGCCCGGCTCGCGGTCGACGAGCTGACCGGACTGCTGCGCGGCCATGTCGCGGTCGGGACGGTCACCTCGCACAGCGTGGATCTGCCGGGGCTGCTGGCGGAGTTCCACGACGCCCACCCGGCGGTGGAGATCACCCTCACCGAGGCCACCTCGGACGAGCTGCTGGAGGGCCTGCGCACGGGACGGCTCGACGCGGCGGTCGTCAGCGTGGGCGCCACGACCCCCGCCGGTGTCGACCTGGAGGTGATCACGGACCAGCCGATCGTGGCCGCGGTCAGCCCCGGCCATGAGCTCGCCGTGCACTCGGCCATCTCGCTGGACACCCTGCGGGGCCGTGCGCTGATCAGCCTGCCGCGCGGCACCGGGCTGCGCACCCGGATCGACGAGGCGTGCGCGGCCGCCGGTTTCACTCCGCATATCGCCTTCGAGGCCAGCGATCCGGAGGTGCTGGCGCAGCTCGCCGAGCGGGGGCTGGGCGCGGCGATCCTGCCCGGCGCCTTCGCCGAGGCGCGGTCGGACCGGCTGCGGTCGATCCGCATCGACCGGCCGGCCCTGCGCGGGCGGCTGGCCTTTGCCTGGCGGGCGGACGGTCCGAGTGGCCCGGCAGGCCGGGCGCTGGTCGAGCGCGCCCGCACCGCACTGGCGGGCCGAGCGTCCACCGCATCGGCCACCTCGGCCCCGTCCGCCACCTCGGCCCCTGACCGCCACCTCGGCCCCTGA
- a CDS encoding TauD/TfdA dioxygenase family protein: MTVVDTTPATLREAPIPPDGMYEGPRILRRVPEEWEERPYERFELAPLGRVIGAEIRGLDLSRPLDPALREELNRALLEWKVLFFRGQHLTPERQRGFARHWGELETNPLLAAGTSEDVVRFDKGSGATPTFENIWHTDVTFRTRPALGAVLQLREVPPVGGDTLWADMAAAYDNLPAEVKDRIDDATAVHDFIPGFSRFYGPERLAPFQEMFPPVEHPVVRTHPETGRRMLFVNTSFTTRITGMEREESDRLLSFLCRQAHVPEYQVRFHWQPGDIAFWDNRATQHYAVNDYAPHRRVAERVAIEGDQPF, translated from the coding sequence ATGACCGTCGTCGACACCACACCAGCGACCCTGCGCGAGGCCCCCATCCCGCCGGACGGGATGTACGAGGGCCCGCGCATCCTGCGGCGCGTGCCCGAGGAGTGGGAGGAGCGTCCGTACGAGCGGTTCGAGCTCGCGCCCCTCGGACGCGTCATCGGGGCCGAGATCCGCGGGCTGGACCTGTCCCGGCCGTTGGACCCCGCACTGCGCGAGGAGCTGAACCGGGCCCTGCTGGAGTGGAAGGTGCTCTTCTTCCGCGGCCAGCACCTCACTCCGGAGCGGCAGCGCGGATTCGCCCGCCACTGGGGCGAGTTGGAGACCAATCCCCTGCTGGCCGCCGGTACCAGCGAGGATGTCGTCCGCTTCGACAAGGGTTCCGGCGCCACGCCGACCTTCGAGAACATCTGGCACACCGACGTCACCTTCCGCACCCGGCCCGCGCTCGGCGCCGTGCTGCAGCTGCGCGAGGTGCCGCCGGTGGGCGGGGACACCCTGTGGGCGGACATGGCGGCGGCGTACGACAACCTCCCGGCGGAGGTGAAGGACCGCATCGACGACGCCACCGCCGTCCACGACTTCATCCCCGGCTTCTCCCGCTTCTACGGGCCCGAGCGGCTGGCCCCGTTCCAGGAGATGTTCCCGCCGGTGGAGCACCCGGTCGTGCGCACCCATCCCGAGACCGGCCGGCGGATGCTGTTCGTCAACACCTCCTTCACCACCCGGATCACCGGGATGGAGCGAGAGGAGAGCGACCGGCTGCTGAGCTTCCTGTGCCGGCAGGCGCATGTCCCGGAGTACCAGGTGCGTTTCCACTGGCAGCCGGGCGACATCGCATTCTGGGACAACCGCGCCACGCAGCACTACGCGGTCAATGACTACGCCCCGCATCGCAGGGTCGCCGAACGCGTCGCCATCGAGGGCGACCAGCCGTTCTGA
- a CDS encoding AfsR/SARP family transcriptional regulator, with product MRYRVLGALELRDGDGWTSLGPAKWRTLLAVLLCHANQTVSTERLLDELWGEDRAPQSATKLLQTYVSRLRQTLGDEAGQTLITEKQGYKAQGYRLAVEAAEFDAHRFEQLVEEGRRSLDREAPETAAERLREALAMWRGAPFADVPPTPAVATEATRLEECRLQAVDARIDADLGCGRHTAVLGELEALTAEHPFREELRGRLMLALYRSGRQADALAAYRDLHRLLSEELGVEPTPPLRGLHERILNADASLMAPRAPEADRPAPAAPRRAPVAPANCRPPAPRSPGVMARSR from the coding sequence GTGCGATACCGGGTCCTGGGGGCGCTTGAGCTGCGCGACGGCGACGGGTGGACTTCCCTGGGGCCGGCCAAGTGGCGGACGCTGCTCGCGGTGCTGCTGTGCCACGCCAACCAGACCGTCTCCACCGAGCGGCTCCTGGACGAGCTCTGGGGCGAGGACCGGGCGCCCCAGAGCGCCACCAAGCTGCTGCAGACCTATGTCTCCCGGCTCCGCCAGACCCTGGGCGACGAGGCCGGGCAGACCCTGATCACCGAGAAGCAGGGTTACAAGGCGCAGGGCTACCGACTGGCCGTGGAGGCCGCCGAGTTCGACGCCCACCGGTTCGAGCAGCTGGTCGAGGAGGGGCGGCGGAGCCTCGACCGGGAGGCGCCCGAGACCGCGGCGGAGCGGCTGCGCGAGGCGCTGGCGATGTGGCGCGGCGCCCCGTTCGCCGATGTGCCCCCGACCCCGGCTGTGGCGACGGAGGCCACCCGGCTCGAGGAGTGCCGACTGCAGGCCGTGGACGCCCGGATCGACGCGGACCTGGGGTGCGGGCGGCATACGGCCGTCCTGGGCGAGCTGGAGGCGCTGACCGCCGAGCATCCGTTCCGTGAGGAGCTGCGCGGCCGGTTGATGCTGGCCCTGTACCGGTCCGGCCGGCAGGCCGACGCCCTGGCCGCCTACCGCGATCTGCACCGGCTGCTGAGCGAGGAACTCGGGGTCGAGCCGACCCCGCCGCTGCGCGGCCTCCACGAGCGGATCCTCAACGCCGACGCCTCCCTGATGGCGCCGCGCGCCCCGGAGGCGGACCGCCCCGCGCCCGCCGCTCCCCGTAGGGCCCCCGTGGCCCCCGCCAACTGCCGCCCGCCAGCCCCACGTTCACCGGGCGTCATGGCGAGGTCGCGGTGA
- a CDS encoding tetratricopeptide repeat protein: MIQALMDAAKDPEAGESARSVMLAAIDGTGGVGKSALAIHAAHRLADRFPDGQLYVDLYGATAGQSALDPGEVLGRFLRALGVDGSSVPGDTDEASAQFRSLAAGRRLLVILDNAASVDQVRPLIPAGPGCAALVTSREMLTTLEGATHLHLDVLPQDQAVALLERVVGAERVRAEPAEAAEITRLCGGLPLALRIAGARLAARPAWPLRTLVAKLTDARGRLDELRFGDLAVRISFQVSYEAFRLGRRSDDLDAVRAFRLLSVVHGHDVSLPVAAALLGLPADRTENALERLVDAQLLESRDSVRYHMHDLLRLFASEQAEQEESEAERSAALERALSCYAATAQQAVTLLDPLRPWPRHPGEGPAVPLTGPDEAESWLKTELPNLLAAVAHAAEPAQPEAIARLGLRLARALQWFLFPRAHAQDLQTVNELAIGTARRLGDPESEAWALDGLSAAYWLQHSYDEVRVALESALEIWRELGHREGELRSACNLADALCELGLFEEAITVQERQLTLAREAGDLPAEVVGLGNLGRAHRGMGRPEDALTCFKESLEYARRTGNIHHEGFALYEIGITYMEQGRFVEGRSHMDQALPVWQRPGTYESWRGHTWSGLFPACMTLQIGPGPR; the protein is encoded by the coding sequence GTGATCCAGGCGCTGATGGACGCGGCCAAGGATCCCGAGGCGGGCGAGAGCGCGCGGTCCGTGATGCTCGCGGCCATCGACGGCACCGGCGGGGTCGGCAAGTCGGCCCTGGCCATTCACGCCGCGCACCGGCTCGCCGACCGCTTCCCCGACGGCCAGCTCTATGTGGATCTGTACGGGGCGACCGCCGGGCAGTCGGCGCTGGATCCCGGCGAGGTGCTCGGCCGGTTCCTGCGCGCCCTCGGCGTGGACGGCTCGAGCGTGCCGGGCGACACCGACGAGGCGTCCGCGCAGTTCCGTTCGCTGGCGGCGGGCCGGCGGCTGCTGGTGATCCTCGACAACGCCGCGAGTGTGGACCAGGTGCGGCCGCTGATCCCCGCTGGGCCGGGCTGCGCCGCGCTGGTCACCAGCCGCGAGATGCTGACCACCCTGGAGGGCGCCACCCATCTGCATCTGGATGTGCTCCCCCAGGACCAGGCGGTGGCACTGCTGGAGCGGGTCGTCGGCGCGGAGCGGGTGCGGGCCGAGCCCGCGGAGGCGGCGGAGATCACCCGGCTGTGCGGCGGGCTGCCGCTGGCACTGCGGATCGCCGGTGCCCGGCTGGCCGCCCGCCCCGCGTGGCCGCTGCGCACCCTCGTGGCCAAGCTGACCGACGCCCGCGGCCGGCTGGACGAGCTGCGGTTCGGCGATCTGGCCGTCCGTATCAGCTTCCAGGTGAGCTACGAGGCGTTCCGGCTCGGCCGGCGCTCCGACGACCTGGACGCGGTCCGCGCCTTCCGGCTGCTCAGCGTGGTGCACGGGCATGATGTGAGCCTGCCGGTGGCCGCCGCGCTGCTGGGCCTGCCCGCCGACCGTACCGAGAACGCGCTGGAGCGGCTGGTCGACGCCCAGCTCCTGGAGAGCCGGGACTCCGTCCGCTACCACATGCACGATCTGCTGCGGCTGTTCGCGTCGGAGCAGGCGGAGCAGGAGGAGTCCGAGGCGGAGCGCTCGGCGGCGCTGGAGCGGGCGCTGTCCTGCTATGCGGCCACCGCCCAGCAGGCGGTCACCCTGCTCGACCCGCTCCGCCCCTGGCCCCGGCATCCCGGCGAGGGGCCGGCGGTCCCGCTGACCGGCCCGGACGAGGCCGAGAGCTGGCTGAAGACCGAGCTCCCCAATCTGCTGGCCGCCGTCGCCCACGCGGCCGAGCCCGCCCAGCCGGAGGCGATCGCCCGTCTCGGGCTGCGGCTGGCGCGGGCACTCCAGTGGTTCCTCTTCCCCCGGGCCCACGCCCAGGATCTGCAGACGGTCAACGAGCTGGCCATCGGGACAGCCCGCCGCCTGGGCGACCCGGAGAGCGAGGCATGGGCGCTGGACGGCCTCTCCGCCGCGTACTGGCTGCAGCACAGCTATGACGAGGTGCGGGTCGCGCTGGAGTCTGCGCTGGAGATCTGGCGCGAGCTGGGTCACCGGGAGGGCGAGTTGCGCTCCGCCTGTAATCTCGCGGACGCGCTGTGCGAACTGGGCCTGTTCGAGGAGGCCATCACGGTGCAGGAGCGGCAGCTGACCCTCGCCCGGGAGGCCGGGGATCTGCCGGCCGAGGTGGTCGGCCTGGGCAATCTCGGCCGCGCCCACCGGGGCATGGGCCGTCCCGAGGACGCCCTGACCTGTTTCAAGGAGAGCCTGGAGTACGCCCGCCGCACGGGCAACATCCACCATGAGGGCTTCGCCCTCTACGAGATCGGGATCACGTATATGGAACAGGGCAGGTTCGTCGAGGGCCGGTCCCATATGGATCAGGCCCTGCCCGTGTGGCAGCGCCCCGGTACCTACGAGAGCTGGCGCGGACACACCTGGAGCGGGCTCTTCCCCGCCTGTATGACCCTGCAGATCGGCCCCGGTCCGCGCTGA
- a CDS encoding SAM-dependent methyltransferase — protein MKSSGPGIGLLRTRAWRPADHGRLAVSEANPARVYNYLVGGKDNYLADYEQAQRFLGVAPEVRDTALSNRRFLHRAVRHLAASGISQFLDIGAGLPANPNVHEIAQGVNPRARVVYADNDPIVASHGQARLSVSGTTMVKADVRSPDDLLGHEELRRLLDPAQPVAILLTLVLDYIEDLENPVGIVRRLMDWAAPGSCLVLSHATGDFTLDTDREWEIISFGDPVSLVARDRAGIMEFFTGLDLLAPGLVQLPSWRPGIGAESDPSRVWAYGGVARKP, from the coding sequence ATGAAGAGCAGCGGACCCGGGATAGGGCTCCTCAGGACAAGGGCGTGGCGGCCGGCCGACCACGGCCGTCTCGCGGTCAGCGAGGCGAATCCGGCCAGGGTCTACAACTATCTGGTCGGCGGCAAGGACAATTACCTCGCCGATTACGAGCAGGCCCAGCGATTTCTCGGAGTCGCACCCGAAGTCCGCGATACCGCGCTCTCCAATCGGAGATTCCTGCACCGCGCCGTCCGTCATCTCGCCGCCAGTGGAATCAGCCAATTCCTGGATATCGGCGCGGGATTGCCGGCGAATCCGAATGTGCACGAGATCGCCCAGGGCGTGAATCCCCGGGCACGTGTGGTCTACGCCGACAACGACCCCATCGTGGCCAGCCACGGCCAGGCCCGTCTGTCCGTCTCCGGCACCACCATGGTCAAGGCCGATGTCCGCTCGCCCGACGACCTTCTGGGCCATGAGGAGCTGCGGCGGCTGCTCGACCCCGCGCAGCCGGTCGCCATCCTGCTGACGCTCGTCCTCGATTACATCGAGGATCTGGAGAACCCCGTCGGCATCGTCCGCCGGCTCATGGACTGGGCCGCGCCGGGCAGCTGTCTGGTCCTTTCCCACGCCACCGGTGACTTCACCCTCGACACCGACCGGGAATGGGAGATCATCAGCTTCGGGGACCCCGTCAGCCTGGTCGCCCGCGACCGTGCCGGGATCATGGAATTCTTCACCGGCCTCGACCTGCTCGCCCCCGGCCTGGTGCAACTGCCCTCCTGGCGCCCGGGCATCGGCGCCGAGTCCGACCCGAGCCGGGTGTGGGCCTACGGCGGGGTGGCCCGCAAGCCGTAA
- a CDS encoding alpha/beta hydrolase: MTELKNINANGLDFGYFEAGPADAPLALCLHGFPDTAHSWRHLLPALAGAGYHAVAPFLRGYAPSGIPADGAYQAGAIAADANALHEAFGGDGDAVLIGHDWGAIASYGATGSAPERWRRAVTMSVPPLGGVLADFFNYDYGQFKRSFYIFLFQTPLAEAGAAAHDMALIDGLWRDWSPGYQDAAEDIAHVKESLRDPAHLAAAIGYYRALFDPSRHVAAYAAEQEAVTATGETPILYLHGTDDGCIGADVVKGPRTTSRRARACNWSRTPGTSSTWRRPSGSTGRSWPGSPGDRAALG, translated from the coding sequence GTGACAGAGCTGAAGAACATCAACGCAAATGGACTTGATTTCGGGTATTTCGAAGCGGGCCCGGCCGACGCCCCATTGGCGCTCTGCTTGCACGGCTTCCCGGACACCGCGCACTCCTGGCGTCATCTGCTTCCCGCGCTCGCGGGCGCGGGCTACCACGCCGTCGCGCCCTTTCTGAGGGGCTACGCACCCTCCGGCATACCGGCCGACGGCGCCTACCAGGCGGGTGCGATCGCCGCCGACGCCAACGCGCTCCACGAGGCGTTCGGCGGGGACGGTGACGCCGTGCTCATCGGCCACGACTGGGGCGCCATCGCGTCGTACGGCGCCACCGGCAGCGCCCCCGAGCGCTGGCGGCGCGCGGTCACGATGTCGGTGCCCCCGCTGGGCGGGGTGCTGGCCGACTTCTTCAACTATGACTACGGCCAGTTCAAGCGCTCCTTCTACATCTTCCTGTTCCAGACGCCACTGGCCGAGGCCGGTGCGGCGGCGCACGACATGGCCCTGATCGACGGCCTGTGGCGCGACTGGTCGCCCGGCTACCAGGACGCCGCCGAGGACATCGCGCACGTCAAGGAGAGCCTGCGGGACCCGGCCCATCTCGCCGCCGCGATCGGCTACTACCGGGCCCTGTTCGACCCGTCGCGCCATGTGGCGGCGTACGCGGCCGAGCAGGAGGCCGTCACGGCCACCGGGGAGACCCCCATCCTCTATCTGCACGGCACCGACGACGGCTGCATCGGTGCCGATGTCGTCAAGGGGCCGAGGACCACCTCCCGGCGGGCTCGCGCATGCAACTGGTCGAGGACACCGGGCACTTCCTCCACCTGGAGGCGCCCGAGCGGATCAACCGGGAGGTCCTGGCCTGGCTCACCGGGTGACCGGGCGGCCCTGGGCTGA
- a CDS encoding sensor histidine kinase, with protein sequence MTSPSSPVADHRDAMMHRGFLYRDEDEVVDVCVPFLREGLEADDAVAVVAASSNIDTLRDALGQDAKAVQFEEALSWYQHPVKTIAAYDSFVKAEKPRRVRVIAEPVWQGRTPLEVVEWARYESIVNAAFAHSGARAICCYDRRLLHPEILAYARKTHPEIIDGHGPERSDAYTDPGPFSATCDRRPLPPAPRIAESVSIVSTDLDAVRTFVAERASRHGMGHDALRNMVAAVSEVSTTAIRHGEAPARLSTWVHDGDLVCEISGPGYWYPDALWGFTPPADAEPGFGLWGVRMLCDVVQMQADADGTLIRLRTRV encoded by the coding sequence ATGACCAGCCCGAGCAGCCCCGTCGCGGACCACCGCGATGCCATGATGCATCGCGGATTCCTCTATCGCGACGAGGACGAAGTCGTCGACGTCTGCGTCCCCTTCCTCCGCGAGGGTCTGGAGGCGGACGACGCCGTGGCCGTCGTCGCCGCCTCCTCCAACATCGACACGCTGCGGGACGCGCTCGGGCAGGACGCCAAGGCGGTGCAGTTCGAGGAGGCGCTCAGCTGGTACCAGCACCCGGTGAAGACCATCGCCGCCTACGACTCCTTCGTGAAGGCCGAGAAGCCGCGCCGGGTCCGGGTGATCGCCGAACCGGTATGGCAGGGCCGCACCCCGCTCGAGGTGGTGGAGTGGGCGCGCTACGAGTCGATCGTCAACGCGGCCTTCGCCCACTCCGGCGCCCGCGCGATCTGCTGTTACGACCGGCGCCTGCTGCACCCCGAGATCCTCGCGTACGCGCGCAAGACCCACCCCGAGATCATCGACGGCCATGGGCCGGAGCGCAGCGATGCCTACACCGACCCCGGCCCGTTCAGCGCCACCTGCGACCGGCGTCCCCTGCCGCCCGCCCCGCGCATAGCCGAGTCGGTGTCGATCGTCTCGACCGATCTGGACGCCGTGCGCACCTTCGTCGCCGAGCGGGCGAGCCGGCACGGCATGGGCCATGACGCGCTGCGCAACATGGTCGCGGCCGTGAGCGAGGTGTCCACCACCGCGATCCGGCACGGCGAGGCCCCGGCGCGGCTGAGCACCTGGGTCCATGACGGCGATCTGGTCTGCGAGATCTCCGGGCCCGGCTACTGGTACCCGGACGCGCTGTGGGGCTTCACCCCGCCGGCCGACGCCGAGCCCGGATTCGGGCTGTGGGGCGTGCGCATGCTGTGCGACGTCGTACAGATGCAGGCCGACGCGGACGGCACCCTCATCCGGCTGCGCACCCGCGTCTGA